CCAACGAAGTTGGGAGGGGGTCGGGGGGGAGGGCAGCGCCACTTTTTCGGCGGGCCAGCTTGCGTGACAAGCGCCTGAGAGCCAGCGCATCGCAAGCGGCATTGGAAAGTACCCGTACAAAGCCAAATTGAGAATTGCTGGCGCCCAGGCCAGACCCGAAGGGTTTTGCCGTAGATCTCCGCGCTGCGCTGCGTCTCTGAAAACCCTTCGGGTCTACTTGGTCAGCCACCTGCGTCGTAAAGCACATTACGCGATAGCCATGCCGTTGCCCCGCCCTGCCGATGGGTGTAAACTGGAAGTGAGCACCCGGCGCGGAAAGGAGTGCCATGCAGACCCAGCCATCGGTCGTGCGAATCATCCTGCAGTACGGCATCGGCCTGGCCGTCTTCGGCGGCTTCTGGTTCGCCATGGCCGGCACCCTTGTTTGGCCTGCCGCGTGGCTCTTTCTGCTCGGGCAGTTCGCGTACGCTGTCGTGCTGGTGCGCTGGATGGTGCGCAGCGCGCCAGAGCGATTAGCCAAACGCAAGGAGCCGTTCTCCGCCGGCCAGCCGCTCTGGGACCGAGTGATCCTCTGGCTGGCTCTGTTCGCGTTTCTTCCATACTTCGTGCTCCCCGGCCTCGATGCGGTGCGCTTTGGCTGGTCGCAGGTGCCGTGGTGGCTGCAAGCGCTGGGCTTTGCCGGTGTCGCCGCCGCCGAATGGCTGTACTTCCTCGTTCTGCGCGAAAACCCGTACCTCTCGCGCGCCGT
This window of the Chloroflexota bacterium genome carries:
- a CDS encoding isoprenylcysteine carboxylmethyltransferase family protein, yielding MQTQPSVVRIILQYGIGLAVFGGFWFAMAGTLVWPAAWLFLLGQFAYAVVLVRWMVRSAPERLAKRKEPFSAGQPLWDRVILWLALFAFLPYFVLPGLDAVRFGWSQVPWWLQALGFAGVAAAEWLYFLVLRENPYLSRAVQPQEAQTIITTGPYAVVRHPMYAAICLLMPSLPLMLGSAWAVLPSVPVIALAATRIVREEQFLQQNVPGYAEYAQQVRWRLVPGVW